In Zonotrichia albicollis isolate bZonAlb1 chromosome 11, bZonAlb1.hap1, whole genome shotgun sequence, a single genomic region encodes these proteins:
- the AP3B2 gene encoding AP-3 complex subunit beta-2 isoform X3, producing MAASPAYGEEKGGSSSLGEPEYGHDPASGGIFSSDYKRHDDLKEMLDSNKDSLKLEAMKRIVAMIARGKNASDLFPAVVKNVACKNIEVKKLVYVYLVRYAEEQQDLALLSISTFQRGLKDPNQLIRASALRVLSSIRVPIIVPIMMLAIKEAASDMSPYVRKTAAHAIPKLYSLDSDQKDQLIEVIEKLLADKTTLVAGSVVMAFEEVCPERIDLIHKNYRKLCNLLIDVEEWGQVVIINMLTRYARTQFLSPNQNESLLEENTEKAFYGSEEEDAKDAKAEAASLAKRKPYVMDPDHRLLLRNTKPLLQSRNAAVVMAVAQLYFHLAPKAEVGVIAKALVRLLRSHSEVQYVVLQNVATMSIKRRGMFEPYLKSFYIRSTDPTQIKILKLEVLTNLANETNISTILREFQTYIRSMDKDFVAATIQAIGRCATNIGKVRDTCLNGLVQLLSNRDELVVAESVVVIKKLLQMQPAQHSEIIKHMAKLTDNIQVPMARASILWLIGEYCEHVPKIAPDVLRKMAKSFTNEEDIVKLQVINLAAKLYLTNSKQSKLLTQYVLNLAKYDQNYDIRDRARFIRQLIVPTEKSGALNKYAKKLFLAQKPAPILESSFKDRDHFQLGSLSHLLNAKAVGYQELPDWPDEAPDPSVRNVEVPEWTKCTSREKRKEKVEKPFYSDSEGESGPTESADSEPESGSEENGSSSSSGSSSSGSEEEDEEEEDDDSGEQSEDKEEEEEEKRPKRKDKEGSHKAVLGTAGSPSEEEEEEEGAKKAKKKAPQGRKGRAETSSEASTSESSSSGSDSGSEAEAKQRKAPPSSKASSKEISLLDLDDFTPPPPQPIPSSSIISTSLVTDLEGLTLTDTSLTPTLLSPAFSAVKTYELLHRMAGEGLAVEYCFSRRPFPSDPHMVAVQIQISNNTDTEVKNLRVNEPKPLSGMRIQEFPEIEHLAPGDTATVVMGIDFCDSTQAANFQLCTHTRQFYVSIQPPVGELMAPVFMSENEFKKEQGKLMGMSEITEKLTLPEKCRSDHTIVQQVTSAANVGRVPCGASNEYRFAAKTVTSGSLVLITLERREGSTAQLTINSEKMVIGTMLVKDIIQALTQ from the exons ATGGCCGCCAGCCCGGCCTACGGCGAGGAGAAGGGCGGCTCCTCCAGCCTGGGCGAGCCCGAGTACGGCCACGACCCCGCCAGCGGCGGCATCTTCTCCTCCGACTACAAGAG GCATGATGACCTCAAGGAGATGCTCGACAGCAACAAGGATTCACTCAAGCTGGAGGCCATGAAGAGGATTGTGGCG ATGATTGCCCGTGGTAAAAACGCCTCCGATCTCTTCCCAGCTGTGGTGAAAAACGTTGCCTGCAAGAACATTGAG GTGAAGAAGCTGGTGTACGTGTACCTGGTGCGCTacgcagaggagcagcaggatctgGCCCTGCTCTCCATCTCCACCTTCCAGCGAGGACTCAAG gaccccaacCAGCTGATCCGTGCCAGCGCCCTGCGGGTCCTGTCCAGCATCCGCGTGCCCATCATCGTGCCCATCATGATGCTGGCCATCAAGGAGGCCGCCTCGGACATGTCCCCGTACGTGCGCAAGACAGCCGCCCACGCCATCCCCAAGCTGTACAG CCTCGACTCAGACCAGAAGGACCAGCTCATCGAAGTGATCGAGAAGCTGCTGGCTGACAAAACCACA CTGGTGGCTGGCAGCGTGGTGATGGCATTCGAGGAGGTTTGCCCAGAGCGCATAGACCTCATCCACAAGAACTACCGCAAGCTCTGCAACCTGCTCATCGATGTGGAGGAGTGGGGGCAGGTGGTCATCATCAACATGCTGACCCGCTACGCCCGCACCCAGTTCCTCAGCCCCAACCAGAAT GAGTCCTTGCTGGAGGAGAACACTGAGAAGGCTTTCTATGGCTCTGAGGAGGAGGACGCCAAGGATGCCAAGGCAGAGGCAGCGTCGCTGGCCAAGCGCAAGCCCTACGTCATGGACCCCGACCACCGCCTCCTCCTGCGCAACACCAagcccctgctgcagagccGCAACGCCGCA GTGGTGATGGCCGTGGCACAGCTCTACTTCCACCTGGCACCCAAGGCAGAGGTTGGAGTCATTGCCAAGGCGCTGGTACGGCTCCTGCGGAGTCACAG TGAGGTGCAGTATGTCGTGCTACAGAATGTGGCCACCATGTCCATCAAGCGGCGG GGGATGTTTGAGCCCTATCTGAAAAGTTTCTACATCCGCTCAACGGACCCCACACAGATTAAGATCCTCAAG CTGGAGGTCCTCACCAACCTGGCAAATGAGACCAACATCTCCACCATCCTGAGAGAGTTCCAG ACCTACATCCGCAGCATGGACAAGGACTTTGTGGCGGCCACCATCCAAGCCATCGGGCGCTGTGCCACCAACATCGGGAAGGTGCGGGACACCTGCCTCAATGGCCTGGTCCAGCTGCTCTCCAACAGGGATG agctgGTGGTGGCCGAATCCGTGGTGGTCAtcaaaaagctgctgcagaTGCAGCCGGCCCAGCACAGCGAGATCATCAAGCACATGGCCAAGCTCACTGACAACATCCAG GTGCCAATGGCGCGGGCCAGCATCTTGTGGCTCATTGGGGAGTACTGCGAGCACGTGCCCAAGATCGCACCTGATGTGCTGCGCAAGATGGCCAAGTCCTTCACCAACGAGGAGGACATTGTCAAGCTGCAGGTCATCAATCTGGCAGCTAAGCTCTACCTGACCAACTCCAAGCAG AGCAAGCTGCTGACCCAGTACGTCCTCAACTTGGCCAAGTACGACCAGAATTATGACATCCGTGACCGGGCTCGCTTCATCCGCCAGCTCATCGTGCCCACTGAGAAGAGCGGGGCCCTCAATAAATACGCCAAGAAGCTCTTCCTGGCCCAAAAACCGGCTCCCATCTTGGAGTCTTCTTTCAAAG ATCGGGACCATTTCCAACTGGGCTCCCTGTCCCATCTGCTCAACGCTAAGGCTGTGGgctaccaggagctgcctgacTGGCCAGACGAGGCCCCTGATCCCTCTGTGAGGAATGTGGAG GTTCCTGAGTGGACCAAGTGCACCAGCCgggagaagaggaaggagaaagtGGAGAAGCCTTTCTATTCTGACTCAGAAGGCGAGTCAGGGCCCACGGAGTCGGCAGACAGTG AGCCCGAGTCCGGCAGCGAAGAGaacggcagcagcagcagctctggcagctccagctctggcagcgaggaggaagatgaggaagaggaggacgACGACAGCGGGGAGCAGTcagaggacaaggaggaggaggaggaggagaagaggccaaagaggaaggacaaggaaggTTCCCATAAGGCAGTCTTGGGGACTGCAGGCAG ccccagtgaggaagaggaggaggaggaaggggcaaAGAAGGCCAAGAAGAAGGCCCCTCAGGGGAGGAAAGGCCGTGCTGAAACCTCATCAGAGGCCAGCACCTCCgagagcagctcctctggctccGACTCGGGCTCCGAGGCAGAAGCCAAGCAGAGGAAGGCG ccccccagcagcAAGGCCAGCTCCAAGGAGATCTCCCTGCTTGACCTGGATGACT TcactccccctcctccccagcccatcccctcCAGCAGCATCATCTCCACCAGCCTTGTGACTGACCTGGAGGGCCTCACTCTCACCGACACCTCCCTGACACCCACC ctgctgAGCCCGGCATTCAGCGCGGTGAAGACCTACGAGCTGCTGCACCGCATGGCGGGCGAGGGGCTGGCGGTGGAGTACTGCTTCAGCCGCCGGCCCTTCCCCAGCGACCCCCACATGGTGGCCGTGCAGATCCAGATCTCCAACAACACCGACACCGAGGTGAAGAACCTGCGGGTCAATGAACCCAAGCCACTGTCCGGCATGAGGATACAGGAGTTCCCTGAGATCG AGCACCTGGCgccaggggacacagccaccgTGGTGATGGGCATCGACTTCTGTGACTCCACCCAGGCGGCAAACTTCCAGCTGTG CACCCACACGCGCCAGTTCTACGTCTCCATCCAGCCACCCGTGGGGGAGCTCATGGCCCCTGTCTTCATGAGCGAGAACGAGTTCAAGAAGGAGCAGG GGAAGCTGATGGGCATGAGCGAGATCACAGAGAAGCTGACGCTGCCTGAGAAATGCCGAAGTGACCACACCATCGTCCagcaagtgacctcagctgccaACGTGGGCCGCGTGCCCTGCGGTGCCAGCAATGAGTACAG GTTTGCAGCCAAGACGGTGACAAGTGGGAGCCTGGTGCTCATCACCCTGGAGCGGCGGGAGGGCTCCACAGCCCAGCTGACCATCAACAGCGAGAAGATGGTCATCGGCACCATGCTGGTGAAGGACATCATCCAGGCCCTGACACAGTGA